One Lacunisphaera limnophila DNA window includes the following coding sequences:
- a CDS encoding DUF3224 domain-containing protein, producing the protein MTKPLLATLALGLATAALSSAQPIAAPGPTRAAGAFEVKMTPAGEARFTLDKSYTGDLTATATGEMLVAMTTTKGSAGYVAIEKVTGSIAGRSGTFYLQHTGTMNRGTPSLSITVVPDSGTAGLTGLTGTMDIQIAADGSHTYTFDYTLPEPG; encoded by the coding sequence ATGACCAAACCCCTTCTCGCCACCCTGGCCCTCGGCCTGGCCACTGCGGCCCTGTCGTCCGCCCAGCCCATCGCGGCCCCCGGCCCGACCCGCGCCGCCGGGGCTTTCGAAGTGAAGATGACCCCGGCCGGCGAGGCCCGCTTCACCCTCGACAAAAGCTACACCGGCGACCTCACCGCCACCGCCACGGGCGAGATGCTCGTCGCCATGACCACGACCAAGGGTTCGGCCGGCTATGTCGCCATCGAAAAGGTGACCGGTTCGATCGCCGGCCGCAGCGGCACATTTTATCTGCAGCACACGGGCACGATGAACCGCGGAACCCCCTCATTAAGCATCACCGTCGTGCCGGACTCCGGCACCGCCGGGCTCACCGGCCTCACCGGCACGATGGACATACAGATCGCCGCCGACGGCAGCCACACCTACACCTTCGACTACACGCTGCCGGAACCGGGCTGA
- a CDS encoding HDOD domain-containing protein, translating to MARILLVDPSETARRAMHGILARGEHRFVAVDSPGAAWTFLRRNPGVDLLFTGLKLEGSGNGLSLVQKLRADPCLQHLPVVVYTGHGDRDAVRLAVNLRVQNFLVKPYHDEDIFAEIDKAAIDPWRNRFFEEEKSFCRLMGLTPAALHDQLAALHRDLGLARLPLQQCEAMADSRLASNRVTPLRQQAEAAGAWAVVEALTQMIEHAGENRWSLWSSDLENLDYAILLLASRLDPDHAASPDFYVETTDMTVEEAQDRANWLAAPAEGRCPVLPWAQLQREIEALPGCPVIDSAAAAFQMIANGHPSCINPLMDLVARDPGLTVQMLIAANQAHPPQAGDNFIEDARLAVGQLGELRLEQQARGLVVVEERRLNLPPTFNWPHYWTFQRGVARIAQAICHDLEFYSLEPVARVAGQLHDIGRLILAHLHPAGFQAILQHAHTQRLRLHDAEKLFLGCTGNHLGVHFGERFGLSRRFINVLRGIDDPAAITEDIQLAAIVSLARKLCRQNGVGASGDPVLDTAKPIEATAQWRVLSEGLYPSFNLPNFEAKIHAQCGRLRTELSGHQAGTVGELVAEAAP from the coding sequence ATGGCCCGCATTCTACTTGTCGACCCCAGCGAGACGGCGAGGCGAGCCATGCATGGCATCCTCGCCCGCGGGGAGCATCGTTTCGTCGCCGTCGACAGCCCCGGCGCCGCCTGGACCTTCCTCCGCCGGAATCCCGGGGTGGACCTGCTCTTCACCGGCTTGAAGCTCGAGGGCAGCGGCAACGGCCTGTCCCTCGTCCAGAAACTGCGCGCCGATCCCTGCCTGCAACACCTCCCGGTCGTCGTCTACACCGGTCATGGCGACCGCGATGCCGTGCGCCTCGCCGTCAATCTCCGCGTCCAGAACTTCCTCGTGAAACCGTATCACGACGAGGACATCTTCGCCGAGATCGACAAGGCCGCGATCGACCCGTGGCGCAACCGCTTCTTCGAGGAGGAAAAATCATTCTGCCGCCTCATGGGCCTCACGCCCGCCGCCCTGCATGACCAGCTCGCGGCGCTGCATCGCGACCTCGGCCTCGCGCGCCTGCCCCTCCAACAATGCGAGGCCATGGCCGACAGCCGCCTCGCCTCCAACCGGGTGACCCCCCTGCGCCAGCAGGCCGAGGCCGCCGGCGCCTGGGCCGTCGTGGAGGCCCTGACCCAGATGATCGAACACGCCGGGGAGAACCGCTGGTCCCTCTGGTCCAGTGACCTCGAGAATCTCGACTACGCCATCCTTCTCCTCGCCAGCCGGCTCGATCCCGACCACGCGGCGTCGCCCGATTTCTACGTCGAGACCACCGACATGACCGTCGAGGAGGCCCAGGACCGGGCCAACTGGCTCGCCGCCCCCGCGGAAGGACGCTGCCCGGTCCTGCCCTGGGCCCAGCTCCAGCGCGAGATCGAGGCCCTGCCCGGCTGCCCGGTGATCGACTCCGCCGCCGCCGCGTTCCAGATGATCGCCAACGGCCATCCCTCCTGCATCAACCCGCTCATGGACCTGGTCGCCCGCGACCCCGGCCTGACCGTCCAGATGCTGATCGCGGCCAACCAGGCCCATCCCCCGCAGGCCGGCGACAACTTCATCGAGGACGCCCGGCTCGCCGTCGGCCAGCTCGGCGAACTGCGGCTCGAGCAGCAGGCGCGCGGATTGGTCGTCGTGGAGGAACGCCGGCTCAACCTGCCTCCCACGTTCAACTGGCCGCATTACTGGACCTTCCAGCGCGGCGTCGCGCGCATCGCCCAGGCCATCTGCCACGACCTCGAGTTCTACAGCCTCGAGCCCGTGGCCCGCGTCGCCGGCCAGCTCCACGACATCGGCCGGCTGATCCTCGCCCACCTCCACCCCGCCGGCTTCCAGGCCATCCTCCAGCACGCCCACACCCAGCGCCTCCGCCTCCACGACGCGGAAAAACTCTTTCTCGGCTGCACCGGCAACCACCTGGGCGTGCACTTCGGCGAACGCTTCGGGCTCTCCCGCCGCTTCATCAATGTCCTCCGCGGCATCGACGATCCGGCCGCCATCACCGAGGACATACAGCTCGCCGCCATCGTGTCGCTCGCCCGCAAGCTCTGCCGTCAGAACGGCGTCGGCGCCAGCGGGGATCCGGTCCTCGACACCGCCAAGCCGATTGAGGCGACCGCGCAGTGGCGCGTTCTCAGCGAGGGACTCTACCCCAGCTTCAACCTGCCGAATTTCGAGGCGAAGATCCACGCCCAGTGCGGCCGCCTGCGCACGGAGCTCAGCGGCCACCAGGCCGGCACCGTCGGCGAACTCGTCGCCGAGGCCGCCCCGTAG
- a CDS encoding 3-ketoacyl-ACP reductase: MTKVALVTGGSRGIGFGIAEKLAAEKWDLVINGVRPADAVTEPLEALRKHGVRVGYARGDVGSVEGRASIVAATKAFLAAAPEASGLDPARYPLLATRSFLLVNNAGVAPKVRADLLETSEESYDYVMNTNLRGVFFLTQAFARDMVAAKQADPAFSGTIINITSISATVVSINRGEYCIAKAGLSMLSQLFATRLGPAGIPVYEVRPGVIKTDMTAGVTEKYDKLIAGGLCVQPRWGFPDDIGKAVAGLARGDFPFSTGQVVMVDGGLTIPRL; encoded by the coding sequence ATGACTAAAGTAGCCTTAGTAACCGGCGGCAGTCGCGGCATCGGTTTCGGCATCGCCGAGAAACTTGCCGCCGAGAAATGGGACCTCGTCATCAACGGCGTCCGTCCCGCGGACGCGGTGACCGAGCCACTCGAGGCCCTGCGCAAGCACGGCGTCCGCGTCGGCTACGCCCGCGGCGACGTCGGCTCCGTCGAAGGACGGGCGTCAATCGTCGCGGCGACGAAGGCCTTTCTCGCTGCCGCGCCGGAGGCTTCCGGGCTCGACCCTGCTCGCTACCCGCTACTCGCTACTCGCTCCTTCCTCCTCGTGAACAATGCGGGGGTGGCGCCAAAGGTCCGCGCCGATCTCCTCGAAACCTCCGAGGAAAGCTACGACTACGTCATGAACACGAACCTCCGCGGCGTGTTCTTTCTCACCCAAGCCTTCGCCCGCGACATGGTCGCCGCCAAGCAGGCTGATCCCGCCTTCAGCGGCACGATTATCAACATCACCTCGATCTCAGCCACGGTGGTCTCGATCAACCGCGGCGAGTACTGCATCGCCAAGGCCGGCCTGAGCATGCTGAGCCAGCTCTTCGCCACCCGCCTCGGCCCCGCCGGCATCCCCGTTTACGAAGTCCGCCCCGGCGTCATCAAAACCGACATGACCGCAGGGGTGACCGAGAAATACGACAAACTGATTGCCGGCGGCCTCTGCGTGCAGCCACGTTGGGGTTTCCCCGACGATATCGGCAAGGCCGTCGCCGGGCTGGCCCGCGGTGATTTTCCGTTCTCAACTGGGCAAGTCGTCATGGTCGACGGTGGTTTGACCATTCCCCGCCTCTGA
- a CDS encoding tetratricopeptide repeat protein: MRFRLLALFFAGLGWNVGAVEPDQAVVLYRAGRQAEAEIVFRQRLAERPECAETRCYLGKLAIRRGDYPAATELLEQAVALAPRESEYHHWLGNSLAWAAAGAPFREKAALGRRCLAAYRHALELDPDNLRARFSLMNFYRHVPRLLGGGLGRAREEAAEIHRRDPVEGAYARAVLQAQEEDFAAAFSSLREVLARQPGHYAANHLLGQVALASGERLAEGAYALRRCLELEPTETDAGHEAVVRCLGELRARGAGTEPSEVARRVGASG; encoded by the coding sequence ATGAGATTCCGTCTCCTCGCGCTTTTCTTTGCGGGTCTGGGGTGGAATGTCGGCGCGGTGGAACCCGATCAGGCGGTGGTACTCTATCGGGCAGGGCGTCAGGCGGAGGCCGAGATCGTTTTCCGGCAGCGGCTCGCCGAACGACCGGAGTGTGCCGAAACGCGGTGCTATCTCGGCAAGCTCGCCATCCGGCGCGGGGACTATCCGGCCGCCACGGAGTTACTGGAGCAGGCGGTCGCGCTCGCGCCGCGGGAGTCGGAGTATCACCACTGGCTGGGCAACAGCCTGGCGTGGGCGGCGGCGGGGGCGCCGTTCCGCGAGAAGGCGGCGTTGGGCCGACGGTGTCTGGCGGCTTATCGCCACGCGCTCGAGTTGGATCCGGACAATCTCCGGGCGCGTTTCAGCCTGATGAATTTTTATCGGCATGTCCCGCGGCTGTTGGGCGGCGGGCTGGGTCGCGCGCGGGAGGAGGCGGCCGAAATTCACCGCCGGGATCCGGTGGAGGGCGCCTATGCGCGGGCCGTGTTGCAGGCACAGGAGGAGGATTTCGCCGCGGCGTTCAGTTCCTTGCGGGAGGTATTGGCGCGGCAGCCGGGGCATTATGCGGCGAATCATCTGCTGGGCCAAGTGGCGCTCGCCTCCGGGGAGCGGCTCGCCGAGGGGGCGTACGCCCTCCGCCGTTGTCTCGAGCTCGAACCGACCGAAACCGATGCTGGGCACGAGGCGGTGGTGCGGTGCCTCGGCGAACTGAGGGCGCGGGGAGCCGGAACCGAACCCAGTGAGGTCGCGCGGCGGGTGGGCGCCAGCGGATGA
- a CDS encoding nuclear transport factor 2 family protein — MKPPLPPLLAAFVAAKNDHDSIAFTACFAADAIVRDEQQTHRGASAIQAWFEEVSRKYRTRMSVTAIEKQGGKTVLTAEVSGDFPGSPFPFQYHLTLKDDKIAALEITSD, encoded by the coding sequence ATGAAACCACCTCTCCCGCCCCTGCTGGCCGCGTTTGTCGCGGCGAAGAACGACCACGACAGCATCGCGTTCACCGCCTGCTTTGCAGCCGATGCAATCGTGCGCGACGAACAGCAGACCCACCGGGGCGCCTCCGCCATCCAGGCCTGGTTCGAGGAAGTATCCCGCAAATATCGCACCCGGATGAGCGTGACCGCCATCGAGAAACAGGGCGGAAAAACCGTGCTGACCGCCGAAGTCTCCGGCGACTTCCCCGGCAGCCCTTTCCCCTTCCAGTATCACTTGACGCTCAAGGACGATAAAATCGCAGCCTTGGAGATAACCTCCGACTGA
- a CDS encoding serine hydrolase has product MKMILRAVLVCVVGLTGLRAAERPAGLHDFDAYVARVQQEFDVPGLAVAIVKDGEVVLAQGYGVRELGRPEPVDGRTLFAIASNTKAFTAAGLAILMDEGKVAWDDRVTERLPWFRMSDPYVTAEMTVRDLLTHRSGLALGAGDLLFWPATDLTTREVVERLRFVPLANSFRAEYAYDNILYAAAGLVLEEVSGMSWKDFMRQRIFAPVGMTDSLVNWLDLPPGGNAAMGHAKYDFKDLKPVPPLAWDNASAAGGIYSSAQDMAKWVRVQLAGGRLPAGADGKEAVLFQPARQKAMWSLVTPMGIGEPKIEALKVTRPNFRGYGLGWDLADYRGRKVVSHTGGWPGQVSKVALIPELGLGVVVLTNAESGAAFQAVSLRVLDAYLGAPATDWVAAYAELMKQGQGNADESWAKLVAGRAADSTPSLPLAKYAGTYRDVWRGDVFIEEKDGKLAMRFSRTEKLTGDLEHWQHDTFIVRWHDRSHNADAFVTFALTPAGGIDQVKMEAISPLTDFSFDFHDLVLKPVAP; this is encoded by the coding sequence ATGAAGATGATCCTGCGGGCGGTTCTGGTATGCGTCGTCGGGTTGACTGGCCTACGGGCAGCGGAGCGCCCCGCGGGGCTCCATGATTTCGACGCCTATGTGGCGCGGGTGCAGCAGGAGTTCGACGTGCCGGGCCTGGCGGTGGCGATCGTCAAGGACGGCGAGGTGGTGCTGGCGCAGGGTTACGGCGTGCGCGAACTGGGCCGGCCCGAGCCGGTGGATGGGCGCACGCTGTTCGCGATCGCGTCGAACACCAAGGCCTTCACCGCGGCCGGGCTCGCGATCCTGATGGACGAAGGGAAGGTGGCTTGGGATGACCGCGTGACGGAGCGCCTGCCGTGGTTCCGGATGAGCGACCCGTACGTGACGGCCGAGATGACCGTGCGCGACCTGCTCACGCACCGCAGCGGCCTGGCCCTCGGGGCGGGCGACCTGCTGTTCTGGCCGGCGACGGATCTCACGACCCGCGAGGTGGTGGAGCGGCTGCGGTTCGTGCCGCTGGCGAACAGTTTCCGCGCCGAGTACGCCTACGACAACATCCTGTACGCCGCGGCCGGGCTGGTGCTCGAGGAAGTGTCGGGGATGAGCTGGAAGGATTTCATGCGGCAGCGGATCTTCGCGCCGGTAGGCATGACGGACTCGCTGGTGAACTGGCTGGACCTGCCTCCCGGTGGCAACGCCGCGATGGGGCACGCCAAATACGATTTCAAGGATCTCAAGCCCGTGCCGCCGCTGGCGTGGGACAACGCGTCGGCCGCCGGCGGCATCTATTCGAGCGCGCAGGACATGGCCAAGTGGGTGCGGGTGCAGCTCGCCGGCGGCCGGTTGCCGGCGGGCGCCGACGGCAAGGAGGCGGTGCTGTTCCAGCCGGCCCGACAGAAGGCGATGTGGTCGCTCGTGACGCCCATGGGGATCGGCGAACCCAAGATCGAGGCGCTCAAGGTCACGCGGCCGAACTTCCGCGGTTACGGCCTGGGGTGGGACCTCGCGGACTACCGCGGCCGCAAGGTGGTTTCGCATACCGGCGGCTGGCCGGGGCAGGTGTCGAAGGTTGCGCTCATCCCCGAGCTGGGGCTGGGCGTGGTGGTGCTGACCAACGCTGAGTCGGGCGCGGCGTTCCAGGCGGTGAGCCTGCGGGTGCTCGACGCCTACCTCGGGGCGCCGGCGACCGACTGGGTGGCGGCCTACGCCGAGCTGATGAAGCAGGGGCAGGGCAACGCGGACGAGTCGTGGGCGAAGCTGGTGGCCGGGCGCGCGGCGGACTCGACGCCCTCGCTGCCGCTGGCGAAGTACGCCGGCACCTACCGCGACGTGTGGCGCGGGGATGTCTTCATCGAGGAAAAGGACGGGAAGCTCGCGATGCGTTTCAGCCGGACGGAGAAGCTCACCGGCGACTTGGAGCACTGGCAGCACGACACCTTCATCGTGCGCTGGCACGACCGGTCGCACAACGCGGACGCCTTCGTGACCTTCGCCCTGACGCCCGCCGGCGGGATCGACCAAGTGAAGATGGAGGCGATTTCGCCGCTGACGGACTTCAGCTTCGATTTCCACGACCTCGTGCTGAAGCCGGTGGCGCCGTGA
- a CDS encoding YceH family protein: protein MDTLDQSPPEGTPPPVALDFVEARVLGCLIEKEATTPDAYPLSLNALVNACNQKNNRAPVTELGEREVEGALDRLRGKRLVTAFSGANARAIKFKHRFGERFPVEPLAQAMLAELMLRGPQTTAGLRGNCERMAAVPDLAGCEVLLAHLGERAEPLVRKLPRQAGQKEARWVQLLTGEPSAEDVAGAAGAEGAREPLKVAVALTLPPEIEARVAALEAEVAGLKTELARLRKALGETG, encoded by the coding sequence ATGGACACCCTGGATCAATCCCCGCCGGAAGGAACGCCGCCGCCGGTCGCGCTCGATTTTGTGGAGGCCCGGGTGCTGGGCTGCCTGATCGAAAAGGAGGCGACGACGCCGGATGCGTACCCGCTGTCGCTCAATGCGCTGGTGAACGCGTGCAACCAGAAGAACAACCGGGCGCCGGTGACGGAGCTGGGCGAGCGGGAGGTCGAGGGCGCGCTGGACCGGCTGAGGGGGAAGCGGCTCGTGACCGCGTTCAGCGGGGCAAACGCGCGGGCGATCAAATTCAAGCACCGCTTCGGGGAAAGGTTTCCCGTGGAGCCACTGGCGCAGGCGATGCTGGCCGAGTTGATGTTGCGCGGACCGCAGACGACGGCGGGGTTGCGCGGGAACTGCGAGCGCATGGCGGCCGTGCCGGATCTGGCGGGGTGTGAGGTGCTGCTGGCTCATCTGGGTGAGCGGGCAGAACCGCTGGTCCGCAAACTGCCGCGTCAGGCCGGACAGAAGGAGGCACGCTGGGTGCAGCTGCTGACGGGCGAGCCGTCGGCGGAAGACGTGGCGGGTGCGGCCGGAGCCGAGGGGGCGCGCGAACCGCTCAAGGTGGCGGTGGCGCTGACGTTGCCGCCGGAAATAGAGGCGAGAGTGGCGGCGCTGGAGGCGGAGGTCGCGGGCCTGAAGACTGAACTGGCGCGGTTGCGGAAGGCGCTGGGCGAGACGGGCTGA
- a CDS encoding Gfo/Idh/MocA family protein: MKTHKIGIIMNGVTGRMGTNQHLIRSIKAIIDQGGVKLSDDEVIMPDPVLVGRSEAKLKALAARVGVTRVSTNLDAELAKPDNQIYFDSTLTGQRPMGVRKAIAAKKHIYCEKPTATTSKEALALADEVVAAGLKNGVVQDKLWLPGLVKLKWLIDQGFFGKILSVRGEFGYWVFTGEHEKLQRPSWNYRKEDDGGIIVDMVCHWQYVIQNLFGDIKSLTCLGATHIPQRWDEAGKPYKCTADDSAYATFELKNGVICHFNSSWDVRVDRDDLLTLQVDGTHGSAVAGLRDCKAQALAATPRCVWNPDIDSSIKYKDGWVRVPDQGFYDNAFKIQWELFLKHVVTGSAFPWSLHEGAKGVQLAEVALDSWAQRRWLDVPALK; the protein is encoded by the coding sequence ATGAAAACCCACAAAATCGGCATCATCATGAACGGCGTCACCGGACGCATGGGCACCAACCAGCACCTCATCCGCTCCATCAAGGCCATCATCGACCAGGGCGGCGTGAAGCTCTCCGATGACGAGGTCATCATGCCCGACCCGGTGCTCGTCGGCCGCAGCGAGGCCAAATTGAAGGCCCTCGCCGCCCGTGTCGGCGTCACCCGCGTCTCCACCAACCTCGACGCCGAACTGGCCAAGCCCGACAACCAGATCTACTTCGACTCCACCCTCACCGGCCAGCGCCCGATGGGCGTCCGCAAGGCCATCGCCGCCAAGAAACACATCTACTGCGAGAAGCCCACCGCCACCACGTCCAAGGAGGCCCTCGCCCTCGCCGACGAGGTCGTCGCCGCCGGCCTCAAGAACGGCGTCGTGCAGGACAAGCTTTGGCTCCCTGGCCTCGTTAAGCTCAAGTGGCTCATCGACCAGGGCTTCTTCGGCAAAATCCTCTCTGTCCGCGGCGAGTTCGGCTACTGGGTCTTCACCGGCGAGCACGAGAAACTCCAGCGCCCCTCGTGGAACTACCGCAAGGAGGACGACGGCGGCATCATCGTGGACATGGTCTGCCACTGGCAGTACGTGATCCAGAATCTCTTCGGTGACATCAAGAGCCTCACCTGCCTCGGCGCCACCCACATCCCGCAGCGCTGGGACGAGGCCGGGAAACCCTACAAGTGCACGGCCGACGACTCCGCCTACGCCACCTTCGAGCTGAAGAACGGCGTCATCTGCCACTTCAATTCCTCGTGGGACGTCCGCGTCGACCGTGACGACCTGCTCACGCTCCAGGTGGACGGTACGCACGGTTCCGCCGTCGCCGGCCTCCGCGACTGCAAGGCCCAGGCTCTCGCCGCCACCCCGCGTTGCGTCTGGAATCCTGACATCGACAGCTCGATCAAATACAAGGACGGCTGGGTCCGCGTTCCCGACCAGGGCTTCTACGACAACGCCTTCAAGATCCAGTGGGAGCTCTTCCTCAAGCATGTCGTCACCGGCTCCGCCTTCCCCTGGTCCCTTCACGAGGGCGCCAAGGGCGTGCAGTTGGCCGAAGTCGCCCTCGACAGCTGGGCCCAACGCCGCTGGCTCGACGTCCCCGCGCTCAAGTGA
- the gpt gene encoding xanthine phosphoribosyltransferase, which yields MSSDPTSRYDDEIVISWAELHRDARYLSKQLHALGSWRGIIAITRGGLVPAALVARELEIRLIDTVCVTSYGAAGGGAEQHQGEATVLKGVTGDGDGFLLVDDLVDTGRTAKIVRQMLPKAHFATLYAKPLGRPIVDTCVKEFKQNKWIFFPWDIEYRFARPIKDGGGDTAKG from the coding sequence ATGTCCTCCGACCCCACCTCGCGCTACGACGACGAAATTGTCATTTCCTGGGCCGAGTTGCACCGGGACGCCCGGTACCTGTCCAAGCAGCTCCATGCGCTGGGCAGCTGGCGAGGGATCATCGCGATCACGCGCGGCGGCCTGGTGCCGGCGGCGCTGGTGGCGCGCGAGCTGGAGATCCGTCTGATCGACACGGTGTGTGTCACGAGCTACGGCGCGGCCGGTGGCGGCGCCGAGCAGCACCAGGGCGAGGCCACGGTGCTGAAGGGCGTGACGGGCGACGGCGACGGTTTTCTGCTGGTGGACGACCTGGTGGACACGGGGCGCACGGCGAAGATCGTGCGGCAGATGCTGCCCAAGGCGCATTTCGCGACCCTCTACGCCAAGCCCCTCGGGCGGCCGATCGTCGACACCTGCGTGAAGGAATTCAAACAGAACAAGTGGATCTTCTTTCCCTGGGACATCGAGTACCGCTTCGCGCGCCCGATCAAAGACGGCGGCGGGGACACGGCGAAGGGCTGA